From one Halothece sp. PCC 7418 genomic stretch:
- a CDS encoding beta-ketoacyl-ACP synthase 3, translated as MRNELYSAGIAITGSGSGIPSGRLTNQDLAQMVETSDEWITTRTGIKQRCLTASGESLKTIGAQAAHQALAMAQVAPEEIDLLILATSTPDDLFGSAVSIQTAIGANHAVAFDLTAACSGFVFGLVNSAQFIRTGAYQKVLLIGADVLSRWVDWSDRSTCILFGDGAGAVVIEATSAERDRLLGFELCSDGQLSHTLNLGYHGSEKTIVDSIEVNQGHYQPITMKGKEVYRFAVEKVPEVISKALFHADLTSEDVDWLLLHQANQRIMDAVAQRLSLPPERVISNLANFGNTSAGSIPLALDEAQRAGKLQSGDIIAMSGFGAGLTWGSAIVQWQIEP; from the coding sequence ATGAGGAACGAATTATATTCAGCAGGAATCGCAATTACAGGAAGTGGCTCGGGTATCCCTTCAGGTCGATTGACGAATCAAGATCTCGCGCAGATGGTGGAAACCTCCGATGAGTGGATTACTACGCGCACAGGGATTAAACAGCGTTGTTTGACGGCTTCAGGAGAGTCTTTAAAGACAATTGGAGCGCAAGCAGCCCATCAAGCCCTCGCTATGGCGCAAGTTGCTCCCGAAGAAATTGATTTGCTGATTTTAGCCACCTCCACCCCTGATGATTTGTTTGGGAGTGCAGTGAGTATTCAAACCGCGATTGGGGCGAATCATGCGGTGGCGTTTGACCTCACGGCTGCTTGTTCGGGCTTTGTGTTTGGCTTGGTGAATTCCGCTCAGTTTATCCGCACAGGGGCTTATCAGAAGGTGTTGTTGATTGGGGCGGATGTCTTATCCCGTTGGGTGGATTGGTCGGATCGCAGCACTTGTATTTTATTTGGGGATGGTGCAGGAGCAGTGGTGATTGAAGCCACTTCTGCAGAGCGCGATCGGCTTTTGGGGTTTGAGTTGTGTAGTGATGGTCAATTGAGCCATACTTTAAACCTTGGCTATCACGGTTCGGAGAAAACTATCGTCGATTCGATTGAGGTCAACCAAGGGCATTATCAGCCGATTACGATGAAAGGAAAAGAAGTCTATCGCTTTGCGGTGGAAAAAGTTCCTGAAGTCATTTCTAAGGCGTTATTTCATGCAGATTTAACCTCGGAAGACGTAGATTGGTTGTTGCTCCATCAAGCCAATCAACGGATTATGGATGCGGTTGCACAACGGTTAAGTCTTCCCCCAGAGCGGGTGATTAGTAATTTGGCAAACTTTGGCAATACTTCCGCAGGATCGATTCCTTTAGCCTTAGATGAGGCGCAACGGGCGGGAAAACTGCAGTCTGGAGATATTATCGCCATGTCGGGGTTTGGTGCTGGGTTAACTTGGGGCAGCGCGATCGTACAATGGCAAATTGAGCCTTAA
- the plsX gene encoding phosphate acyltransferase PlsX, translating to MGSTRAKIAVDAMGGDHAPGEIITGAIRATEELDVDVLLVGDPEQIQPHLESAGSVNNPHVEVIPSEGVIEMSEEPMAGLKRKRKASINVAMDMVKAERAEAVVSAGHSGAAMAAALLRLGRLKGIDRPAIGAILPTLIAGKSVIILDAGAMVDCRAKYLEQFGLMGTVYSKYVLGNAEPKVGLLNIGEEPSKGNEASIRAHQLMTANPQIPFVGNAEGRDVLSGNFDVIVCDGFVGNVILKFAEAIGEVLLNILKEELPQGLNGMVGTALLKPNLKRIKQRVDHAEHGGALLLGVDGICIISHGSSQAPSIYNAIRLAKDAVDEKVLARLRSYSAGLEDREDSLQQTSIPDSTLSGQPPRGEA from the coding sequence ATGGGATCGACTCGCGCAAAAATTGCAGTTGACGCTATGGGAGGCGACCATGCTCCCGGCGAAATTATTACAGGGGCTATCCGAGCCACAGAAGAACTCGACGTAGATGTGCTTTTGGTTGGTGATCCTGAACAAATTCAGCCCCACCTTGAATCCGCAGGCAGTGTCAACAATCCTCATGTAGAGGTGATACCCTCGGAAGGGGTCATCGAAATGTCAGAAGAGCCAATGGCAGGGCTAAAGCGCAAACGCAAAGCCTCCATTAATGTTGCGATGGACATGGTAAAAGCTGAACGGGCTGAAGCCGTTGTTTCTGCGGGACATTCTGGAGCAGCCATGGCAGCAGCTTTGTTACGCTTAGGACGCTTAAAAGGCATTGACCGACCTGCGATTGGGGCGATTCTCCCGACGCTGATTGCGGGTAAATCCGTTATTATCCTCGATGCAGGGGCAATGGTGGATTGTCGTGCTAAGTATTTAGAGCAGTTTGGTCTGATGGGAACGGTTTATAGTAAATACGTTCTGGGCAATGCTGAACCGAAAGTGGGATTACTGAATATTGGGGAAGAACCTTCTAAAGGGAATGAAGCCTCGATTCGCGCTCACCAGTTAATGACGGCAAATCCACAAATTCCGTTTGTGGGAAATGCAGAAGGGCGCGATGTTCTCTCGGGTAACTTTGATGTCATTGTCTGTGATGGCTTTGTTGGCAATGTTATTCTTAAGTTTGCGGAAGCCATCGGTGAAGTCTTACTCAATATTCTGAAAGAAGAACTCCCTCAAGGCTTAAATGGTATGGTGGGAACCGCTTTACTCAAACCCAACCTGAAACGAATTAAACAACGGGTGGATCATGCTGAACATGGTGGCGCGTTGTTATTAGGGGTCGATGGGATCTGTATTATTAGTCATGGTAGTTCTCAAGCTCCTTCGATTTACAATGCGATTCGCTTGGCTAAAGATGCTGTGGATGAAAAAGTTTTAGCACGTCTTCGCTCTTACAGTGCAGGTCTAGAAGATCGGGAAGACTCATTACAGCAAACTTCCATCCCTGATTCAACACTGAGCGGTCAACCCCCCCGAGGAGAAGCATGA
- a CDS encoding D-alanyl-D-alanine carboxypeptidase has translation MWDLLGWSALIGILSGWGQEPPPLKPVQPLAWEELALFSLPHDPDPMIEKTVANYLQNLSQLGINQDSQGVWLASDWWTFADHRGRIPQSAASLTKIATSLAALETYGSDYQFVTKVKHTGVIAGGVLQGDLIVEGGGDPFFVWEEAIALSNRLNELGIQTVTGNLIVTGDFFMNYQQNSQTSAQLLAQGLNSQRWSKQAQQQYQTLPNETPRPQVRISGNVIVKAQGDFPEVTPLIEQQSLPLTQILQQMNIYSNNKLADLIARSVGGVETVEAIVRETTGVSPEEVQLINGSGLGVTNRLSPRAVTKMLRMIDGKLNAQGGSLREILPVSGIDVGTVRDRAIPQGIPVKTGSLWNVSALAGVMNTEQHGRVYFAMINQNGNLDTFRQQQDQLLQSLQQQWDLIPFDQNVAVQLGDPTRID, from the coding sequence ATGTGGGATTTGCTGGGTTGGAGTGCGTTGATCGGAATATTATCGGGATGGGGACAAGAGCCACCGCCTCTCAAACCAGTGCAACCGTTGGCTTGGGAGGAATTAGCTTTATTTTCTCTTCCTCATGATCCCGATCCAATGATTGAAAAGACTGTGGCAAACTATTTACAAAATTTATCGCAGTTAGGGATTAACCAAGATTCGCAAGGGGTTTGGTTGGCTTCTGATTGGTGGACGTTTGCGGATCATCGGGGAAGGATTCCACAGTCGGCTGCTTCTCTCACTAAAATTGCTACCAGTTTGGCTGCTTTAGAAACCTATGGGAGTGATTATCAGTTTGTCACGAAGGTGAAGCACACAGGAGTCATTGCGGGGGGTGTGCTACAAGGAGATTTAATTGTGGAAGGAGGGGGTGATCCCTTTTTTGTCTGGGAGGAGGCGATCGCGCTCTCTAATCGCTTAAATGAATTAGGGATTCAAACGGTGACGGGGAATTTAATCGTCACAGGTGATTTTTTTATGAATTACCAGCAAAACTCCCAAACCTCGGCTCAACTTCTCGCTCAAGGGCTTAATTCTCAACGCTGGTCAAAGCAAGCCCAACAGCAATATCAGACTCTTCCAAATGAGACTCCTCGCCCGCAAGTGAGGATTTCAGGAAATGTCATTGTCAAGGCTCAGGGTGATTTTCCTGAAGTGACTCCCCTGATTGAGCAGCAATCGTTACCCCTAACCCAAATTCTGCAACAAATGAATATTTACAGTAATAATAAACTGGCTGACCTCATTGCGCGATCAGTGGGTGGTGTCGAAACAGTGGAAGCTATTGTCAGGGAAACAACAGGTGTTTCCCCAGAAGAAGTCCAACTGATTAATGGGTCAGGGTTAGGGGTGACGAATCGGTTATCACCACGGGCGGTAACAAAAATGTTGCGGATGATTGATGGAAAATTAAATGCTCAGGGGGGAAGTCTTCGGGAGATTTTACCTGTCAGTGGGATTGACGTGGGGACGGTGCGCGATCGCGCGATCCCTCAAGGAATTCCTGTTAAAACGGGAAGCCTCTGGAATGTCAGTGCTTTAGCAGGGGTGATGAATACTGAACAGCACGGACGGGTTTATTTTGCAATGATTAACCAAAATGGCAATCTTGATACTTTCCGCCAACAACAAGATCAACTCCTGCAAAGTTTACAGCAGCAGTGGGATTTAATTCCTTTTGATCAAAATGTCGCTGTACAACTGGGTGATCCAACACGAATTGATTAG
- a CDS encoding ABC-F family ATP-binding cassette domain-containing protein, producing MLRLEKISKTYPTGEVLKDVNWEVKAGERLGLVGVNGAGKTTQLKMIMGETEPTTGEIIRPAALKISCLSQEFDIDPTLTVRQELWRVFEQANAVHKNLEKVQKDMENADPEELDKLIRKLDRYQQEFEAHDGYQLDTKISCLLPELGFTPEDGDRAVTSFSGGWQMRICLGKVMLQEPDVLLLDEPTNHLDLETIEWLEKYLKNLTTPMVIVSHDREFLDRLCTQIVETERGVSTTYLGNYSSYLEQKEFNRQAQMSAYERQQKEIAKQEQFVERFRASATRSTQAKSREKQLEKIEEIDAPDANVKTLKFRFPTAPRSGQEVVKIEDLTHSFDDQILFLGANLLVERGDRVAFLGPNGSGKSTILRLIMGLETPTEGTVELGKHNVIPGYFEQNQAEALDLTLTVEETIHKAVPDWKYEEIRALLGKFLFSGDTVKKKVATLSGGEKARLALAKMLLQPVNLLILDEPTNHLDIPAKETIESALQNYDGSALIVSHDRYFISKVATKIVEISEGELVVYNGDYHYYLQKKEEAAEAVRLAEEKAQAEAKRKAKQEKQKQKEKERKAAKKAKKK from the coding sequence ATTCTCAGACTCGAAAAAATTAGTAAAACTTATCCCACTGGAGAAGTCCTGAAAGATGTTAACTGGGAGGTCAAAGCCGGAGAACGTCTTGGACTCGTTGGGGTCAATGGTGCGGGAAAAACCACCCAACTGAAGATGATTATGGGGGAAACCGAACCGACAACAGGAGAAATTATTCGACCCGCAGCCTTGAAAATTAGTTGTTTAAGTCAAGAATTTGATATTGATCCAACATTAACGGTGAGACAAGAACTCTGGCGGGTGTTTGAACAAGCCAATGCTGTTCATAAAAATCTGGAAAAAGTGCAGAAAGATATGGAAAATGCCGATCCAGAGGAATTAGATAAATTAATTCGCAAGCTCGATCGGTATCAACAAGAATTTGAAGCCCATGACGGGTATCAATTAGATACAAAAATTAGTTGTTTATTACCTGAATTAGGGTTTACCCCTGAAGACGGCGATCGCGCTGTCACTAGCTTTAGTGGCGGTTGGCAAATGCGAATTTGTCTGGGTAAAGTAATGTTACAAGAACCCGATGTTCTCCTCTTAGACGAACCGACCAACCATCTGGATTTAGAAACCATTGAATGGCTCGAAAAATATCTCAAAAACTTAACAACACCGATGGTGATTGTTTCTCACGATCGCGAATTTTTAGACCGCCTTTGTACCCAAATTGTTGAGACCGAACGTGGCGTTTCTACCACTTATTTAGGGAATTATTCCAGTTATCTCGAACAAAAAGAATTTAACCGACAAGCACAAATGAGTGCTTATGAACGACAACAAAAAGAAATTGCCAAACAAGAACAATTTGTCGAGCGATTTCGCGCCAGTGCGACTCGCAGCACCCAAGCTAAAAGTCGGGAAAAGCAACTGGAAAAAATCGAAGAAATTGACGCACCAGACGCTAATGTAAAAACACTGAAGTTTCGCTTTCCCACCGCCCCTCGCAGTGGTCAAGAAGTGGTTAAAATTGAAGATTTAACCCATAGCTTTGACGATCAGATTTTATTTCTGGGAGCAAATTTATTAGTGGAGCGCGGCGATCGCGTTGCCTTTTTAGGGCCCAATGGCTCAGGAAAATCAACCATTCTCCGTCTAATTATGGGCTTAGAAACCCCAACTGAAGGAACAGTTGAACTGGGAAAACATAACGTTATTCCAGGTTATTTTGAGCAAAACCAAGCCGAAGCCCTCGATCTCACCTTAACCGTTGAAGAAACCATTCACAAAGCCGTTCCTGATTGGAAATATGAAGAAATCCGAGCGTTACTGGGTAAGTTCTTATTTAGTGGCGATACCGTCAAGAAAAAAGTAGCAACCCTTAGCGGAGGAGAAAAAGCAAGACTCGCCCTTGCAAAAATGCTCTTACAACCCGTTAATTTATTAATTCTAGATGAGCCAACCAATCACTTAGATATTCCCGCCAAAGAAACGATTGAATCGGCATTGCAAAATTATGATGGTTCGGCTTTAATTGTGTCTCATGATCGCTATTTTATTTCAAAAGTAGCGACAAAAATTGTCGAAATTAGCGAAGGGGAATTAGTGGTTTATAATGGCGACTATCACTATTATCTCCAGAAGAAAGAAGAAGCAGCCGAAGCGGTTCGTTTAGCGGAAGAAAAAGCACAAGCCGAAGCCAAACGAAAAGCCAAACAGGAGAAACAAAAACAAAAAGAAAAAGAACGTAAAGCAGCAAAAAAAGCAAAGAAAAAATGA